The DNA region TAGCAGCGGCTGTCGCCCACGTGCGCCAGCAGGGCCGCCTCGCGGGTGAACACGAGCCCCGTCCAGGTGGTGCCCATCCCGGCCAGGGTGGCGTCGCGCTCCCCCTCGGCCAGCAACTCCAGGTGCGCGGCGGAGAGGACGGCCTGCAGCGCGCCGGAAAGGCGCTCGTATCCCCAGGCCGCGGGCCATCCGGGCGCCGCCTCGCGCACCCGCTCCGCCACCCTGCGGCTGGCTTCGGCGCCGCCCAGGTGCCCACCCAGCCCGTCGGCCACCGCCACGACCAGCGCGTGCTCGAGAGTGGCCAGCTTCACCGCGCGCTCGTGCGCGCCGTCGCGCACCAGCGCATCGCCCACCACCGCCATGTCCTCGTTGCGCTGGCGCACGTGCCCCAGGTGAGACCAGGCCGAGATCGCCAGCGTCAGCTCGCACAGGGGTGAGGCCTCACGCACGTCTCCCATCAGCTCCGTCATCGTTCCTCGCGTGCGGGGGTTACCTGGAAAATCGCGTCGCCGAGCCGCACGTAGCACGTGCCGGAGAGCGGATGCGCCTGGTCACGGGGGAGGTTCCGCTCCGGGGTGGGCCATGCGTTCTGCGGCCGCACGTCGACCCCGTATGAGGAGCCGACGTCGGTGACGGTCCAGCCGCCACCCGGCGTCCAGTCCACGCGCGCGTGCCGGCCCGAGACGCCCTGGTCGTGGAGCGGTGCCAGTACGGGTGCGTGACGGCCCGCCGACCGGCCCAGCAGGTCACCCGGCGCCACGTCGAACGGAGCCACGGGAAGGTTCACCGCGGCGAAGCGCAACACGGGCGGCGCGGCCGGAAGCGCGGGCCCGCGCCGGGTGGCGTCCGCCGGTGGGACGGGGATGGCGGGGCGCAGGCGCTCGCCCGGCCGCGTGGAGGGAGGCTGAACGGGGCGCGAGGGCACGAGACCGGCCGGCGGTGCCGGGACGGGCGAGACGGGCGGCGGCATCCGGACGCCGGGCCCGGCGGGCGTCGGGACCGGGACCGGGCTGGCGGCCGGCGCGTTGCCCGTGAGCGGCGTGCGGTCGTTCGGGCAGAACGAGCCGGTGCTCACGGTGCCGCAGGTGGGGCAGCGGCGCAGCGGAGTGCCGCACTGGTCGCAGTGGCGGCCGTCGTTCGGTGTGTCGGCCTGGCACGATGGGCACGTCAGCAGCATCATCGCGTGCGGGCTCCGCCGCGCTGGCCGTGTGACGTGACCCGGTGATGGCGGCCCGTGTCCGGGGTCACTTCGCTACCTCCTCGCGCACCCGCTGGACGTCTACCGCCCCCACGTCGGGCGCCAGCGCGATGGTGCGGCGGGTGGCCAGCGCCCACGCCCGCTCGCGGTTCGTCAGCCGTTCCTCCAGCCCCTTCCGCTTGTCTTTGAACTCGCGCAATTGCTGGTTGCCCAGCCCCACGCCCTCCATCGCCGTCGCGGCGTCCTGGCTCAGCTTGAGCGCGATCGACACCCTCCAGAAAGCCACCCCCAGCAGCACCGGCCCGACGATCACGCCCAGCGTGAGCAGCATGGGGAAGATCACGATCGCCCCGAGCGCTCCGATCCCGAACGCCGCCTGGGGCGTGAGCCGGGGAAACCGGCGGATGACGGCGAGCCCCGTCACGATGCCTAGGGCGATGGAGATCATGATGCCCAGCCCTCCCTGGCTGACCGCGCCGAGCACCAGGAGCACCAGCCCCGTCACCACGGCGGCCACCATCCGCCACTCGCGCCTGGCAGCCTTCCGCTTGTCGGCCACCGGGCCGACCTTGCCTTCCGCCTTTCGCACGGAGGTCAGCGCCTTCGATTCGGCGGAGTCGATCTCCTCGCGCCGCAGCCGTCGCTCCTCGGTAACGGAGCCGTGGATGGCGGCGGCGTGCGTGGCGTAGGCACGCTCCTCGTCCGCGAAGCGCTCCGCGAAGGAGAGCGCCGTCGCGGATGCGAAGGGGGGCACGATGGCGCGGAATGCCGCCGCGGCGGGGCCGAGGAAGGCGGGCGCGTTGCCCATCTCCGCGTAGCCCTGGCGGTACTGCCGTTCGACCACGCTGTCCAGGCAGCGCATCAGCTCCCCGGCGGTTCCGTGCGTGGACGCCAGGGCGGGCGTGGTGGCGGCGGCATGCATCCAGGCGGAGAGGCGATACAGGCGCAGGGGAGTGGCGCGGCTGGGCGCGTCCAGCGTGGCGCCGACCTGCGCGGCCAGCGCGTCGAGCACCGTATTACGGTCTTCCGGCGCCAGGCGGCCCCGGCCCTCGGCCTCGTCGAGGGCGCGCAGGAGCACGGGGATCACCTCGGTCACCAGCAGGTGCCACGGCTCGTCCTCCGTGAGCGTGGCGAGCTGGGCCCAGTCCGGCGCCGCGTCGTTGGCGACCCCGGCGAAGAGAGCGCCGACCGCATCGGCCTCCGACGGCACGGGGAGAGTGGTGCCGGGCGTCGCGGCGGCTCGCCCCGACGCGGCGCGCAGCGCCAGCAGGTCGTCGAGCTCTCCGGCCACGTAGCGCACCACGGAGACGACGTGGTCCGCCTGCGGCGCCGTCCCCAGCCACTCGAACGCGACCTGGACCAGCGGCGTGTTGTGATAGGTCTCCAGGTACCGGGCCACCTCGTCGCGTGCCTGGGCCGGGCCCTCCCACAGCGCCACCGCCATTTCGGGGTGGTCGGAGACGGCGTCCGCGGGTAGGCGAACCTCGCCGGGGCCCACGGGCACGCCGAAGCCCAGCGCGTACGGCAGCGCGGAGGCGTCACGAGTGGCGGTCGCGCGCCACCGGGCCAGGATCGGGCCCAGCTCGGGCGCCATTTCCTCCACCCACACCGACAGCAGCGACGACGGAGCTGCCAGCGCCTGCAGCGCCGAGGTGAGCACCGCGTCGGGAAGCGAGAGGAGCTCGACCGGCGCCTCCAGCCGCGCTCCGCCGAAGGTGAGCGTGCGGTCGCCGTCCAGCGCGCGCAGCCACAGGATCAGCCGGTGCAGCGCGGTGGATCGCGTGGCCTCGGTGGAGGGCTCGGCGGCGAACGCCTCGATCCGCGCCGGCATCCCGTCTCGCACCCGTGGGTCGGGCCGCGACGCCAGGTACAGCCAGGCCCGGTGCGTGGGGTCGCGGAGGGCGTCGCGATAGGTGCCGGCCTCCCGCGCCAGGTGGTCGGCCAGCCCGGCGTAGGTGTCCACCGTGCTCTCCCCGGCGCGGTAGGGGCGGCCCGGGTCCAGGGTGTACAGCGCCGCGGTGAGGCCGGCCGCCTGGTCGCGCGGGTAGCTCTCCTCGATGAGGTTGGTGAGCGCCGCGCACAGGCCGGGGTTTGCCGCGTCCCACCCCGCGCGCTCCACGTACTTGCCGTACAGGAACTTGCGGCCCACGAAGGGATTCTGCTCAAGGAGCGTGGCCAGCTGCAGCGGGTCCGCCACGCGCACGTCCTCGCCGCGCTCGGTGCGGAAGACGAGCGGGGGATACACCACGCTCGACGGCGTTTCGGGCACGTCGATGGGTTCGCCCCGCATCCAGCGCCGCACGCCCGCGTAGTCCAGCCGGCGCGAAGGGTCCACGGCGAGCAGGGCGCGCAGGAGCCGGCGCCAGCGCTCGGGCAGGTCGTCGGGGATGGGAACGCGGCCGTGCTGCTTGATGGCGAGCAGCTCGGCCGCCGTGTGCGGGCCGGGGCCGAAGGGAGAGCTGCCGGACCAGCACACCAGCAGCGTGATCCCCAGCGCGTAGTAGTCCACCGAGCGGGCGAGCGCGTTCTTCGCGGCGCCGTCCACGTACAGCTCGGTGCTCTGCTCGGGCGCCATGTACTCCGGCGTTCCGAACCCCGCGCGCGAGATGACTAGAGAGCGGCCGCCCAGTACGGTAGCCACGCCGAAGTCGGCCAGCACTACCGTATGGCCGGCCGCGTCCAGGCACAGCAGGTTGTCGGGCTTGAGATCCCGGTGGATGATCTCGCGCTGGTGCAGGGCCTCCAGCCCTTCGGCCGTCTGCTCCAGCACTTGGCTCAGCTGGTCCACGTCGCGGATCGGGAGACGGCGTGAGAGCGATCCGCCCTGCGCGTATTCCACCACCTCGTAGGCCCGCCCCGAGGGCTCCAGCACTCCGTAGTCCAGCAGGCGGAGCACACCTTTTCCGCGCATCTCGGCCCAGAGCGCCAGCACCGACGGGTTGGCCTCGGCGCCGTGGTGGTAGACCTTGAGCACGATCGTTGCCGCGGGGAGGAGGTCGGCCACGGGCTCGGAGTCGTCGACGTGGGCCCGGTACAGCTCGGCCTCGCCCGAGGCGGCGATGAAGTCGTCCACCACCACGGCGCCCCTGCCCAGCGGCACGAGGTCGCCGGGCACGTACGTGGAGCGGCGGCGCACGGCTCCGCCGCCGCGAACCGTCGCCGGCGCAGAAGGCGCGGGCCCGGGGGTTCCGCGCGTGGTGCGCGCTTCCGTGCCCCGGGTGGTGGGAGCAGCGGGGGGCGAGTCTCCTGGCATGGTGGCCGCTCTGGGATGGGTTGGGAGGGACGGCGTTCGCGCGAGCTCATGCTCACCGTGAGGTTGCTCTGTTGGTCGGACAGGAGGGCACGTTTTCTCAACCCATCATCAATTGTCGTAATCGAAGCTGTATCAGATCAGGTAACTGCGAGCGTCTCTAAAGGACATTGTCTCGGCACATCGTTACGCGAGGCCGGGCGAGCTCCGCCCAACGTTGCTCATCGGCTGGCGGAGGATCGGCTTGACCGGCTGCCAGCCTCCACGTAAAGTGGCGTAATCAACCTCCCGATTCGAGCTGTTCCGACTCGTTCAACTGTCGCGTGACCATGTCCGAACGCGCCGACGACCGCTTCTCGGCCTACGAGCAGGCCCCGAAAGCCGCTGCATGGCAGGATTTCGAGATCGAATCGGCCGATGAGGCCGGGACGGAAGGGAGTGCGGACGTTTCGCGCTGGTGCCCTGGCTGCGGGGCGGCGGTGGCCGAGGGTAGCGATCTCTGCGAGGGTTGCGGGCGGTGGCTGCTGGAAGGGTCCTGTCCGTTCTGCCTGGCGCCGGTGCCCGCCGGCGCGCGCTTCTGCACGGAATGCGGCAACCCGCCCGCGGGTGCCGAGTGCCCGCGGTGTTCGGCGATCACACACTTCCACTTCTGCCCGCACTGCCAGTCGCCGGTGACCGCCGACGCCCAATTGATGCTCGAGGCGCTGGATGAAGACGCGGCGGTGCTGGAGGTCCTGTCGGCGTTCGCCGCGGTAGATGCGCTGGACGCCGAGATCTCTGCCCTGGACCCCGCCGTGGAGGTGGCCGAGCCCTGCCGGCCGGTCTCCTCGGGCGCTCCGAGCGAGGCCGCCCGGCTGCTCGACAAGCTGTCGGGGCTCTCCGCCGCGAAGCGGGTTGCCCCAACGACAACGGACGCGCGACCACGCGTCACATCCAACTTCTCGCTGGACGCCGCGCAAATGTCGGGGAGCGACCCGGATGCAGCTCCGGCCGGAGCCAGCTCGCGGCTCGAGGAGGCGCGAGAGGCGCGTCACACCGCCGAAGAGGCGGCGCGGGAGGCACTGCGGAAAGCCCAGGAGCGCATCTTTGCGTCGCACCAGCAGGCGCGGTGCTTCTTCGAAGCAATCCGGCTGAAGTTCAAGACGGTTCAGCGAACCGTGTATGGCTGGCGGTGCAACTGGGCCGACGTGCTGCATCCTGCCCCGCAATACTGCGGGAATCCGGGCCTCGGTGGAACGTGGGTTTATAAGGATGAAGTGATCGACGAGGAACTCGTGATCGATTGAAGATCCTGATGTCTTCAGTACGCGACTGCGAAGAATGCACCATGAACGCAGCTACGAGGGCCACGGCGGCGCATCGAGCACGTCAGCGCTCGTACAGAGCCGGGATGGCTTCTTCATTGTCGCTCTTGGGCAGGTAATATTATCCATCCCACTTTCGATGCGCATTCGCGATCTGTTGTCGAACTCGTTTCAGCTGCTGGCGGAGTGGTACGGCGCCCGAGTTCAGGGACGGAGGTCCGTGTCGCAGTAGGCGAGTTCTTCTCGCTTGTGCGCTCTCTCACGACGGCCCGGACGCGCGCCCCGCAATCCGCTCCGAGCTATTCAGGCAACGAGGCCGGAGAGGGGGGAAGTAGCGCGGCCTGCATGGCTCGGACGGCGGGACGCGGGACTCTCCGCGCGGTCTGCCGAGTGATTCGCATCACCCCGTACCCACCCGTCGCGCGCGCCTGGCGGACTTCGTCGCGCCGCGCTGCCCCCGGCACCCCTCCGGACGGCAGGTTCGCGGGCAGGAACGATCCCGGGACGACGAAGCCCGGGTGCCCGAGCCGCGGGTCGTAGAGCAGCGTGCGTGCGGCGGGCGGCGCCCACGCGGAGCCGTCCGCCGCGGCGCCGTACCCCGCGCCCCACCAGCGGCACTCCGCCGCGCTCAACCCTGCATCCTCGCTCTGCTCCACCGCCCCCGCCACGCGGACCTCCACCTCGGACCAGTCGCCCAGGACGGCCGGCGCCTGGTCGAGGCCGCCGCCCTGGTAGTCGCCGCCGGGACGGTGGCAGACGCGCGTGCGGAGGACGGCGTACAGCGTAGCGTTCCGGGTGGAGCGGAGCGGAAGCGCACTTGGCGTAGTGCTTCCGGCCGGGGGGACCAGATCCCACACGGACGCCCAGCCGAGATCGCCGGCCCCGAGCCCGAGCTGCACGTCCGCTTCCGCCGGCACCAGCGTGATCCGCGGCGCGTCGATCATGAGCGGCGGCGGCCCGCGCCAGGCGTCGTGCGGCTCCGTATTCAGGCTCCCGACCACGAACACCGGGATCTCGGAGACGAGGGTGAGCGGCGCGGCCAGCCGCCCGGCGTTCCGGATGACGAGCGCCTCCTGCGCGCCGGCCGCGCGGCGCCCGGCGGGGTCAGCCGCGGCGGCCCGGACGTGCACCAGCCCGCCTTCGACGGGGCCCAGCGCCCCCAGGTCCAGCACCCACCCGAACGTATTGGACGGGCAGCGGTGCGTCGGGTAGACATGGCCCCCCACGGTCGCCGTGCACCGGGCCTCGCGCCGCGGGTCGAACAGGAGCCCCTTCCACAGCCGGCCGGGGGTGGACGGGTCGGGGAGCGCGACACCGGCGGGGACCGGGGCCGTCCACGGCCAGGGGTGGTAGCGGACGGCGGGGCCGAGCGCGGCGAGGCACCCGCCCCCGAAGCCGTACGCCTGCCCGCAGGTGATCGCGCCACCGGGGGCGGCGCCCGTGGCGGTGCGCTGCAGGGAGGCGCCCGGCGCGAACCAGCCCTGGCCTCCGC from Longimicrobium terrae includes:
- a CDS encoding PP2C family protein-serine/threonine phosphatase → MTELMGDVREASPLCELTLAISAWSHLGHVRQRNEDMAVVGDALVRDGAHERAVKLATLEHALVVAVADGLGGHLGGAEASRRVAERVREAAPGWPAAWGYERLSGALQAVLSAAHLELLAEGERDATLAGMGTTWTGLVFTREAALLAHVGDSRCYRVRDGVLSLQTRDHTALASVGPGATRTVLTNSVGAGDTVSVDLANLTRRMYSGDQYLVCSDGAADAVVPDAEVLRALESAPGVEGVVHHALERGGSDNITAVRIVVT
- a CDS encoding FHA domain-containing protein, encoding MMLLTCPSCQADTPNDGRHCDQCGTPLRRCPTCGTVSTGSFCPNDRTPLTGNAPAASPVPVPTPAGPGVRMPPPVSPVPAPPAGLVPSRPVQPPSTRPGERLRPAIPVPPADATRRGPALPAAPPVLRFAAVNLPVAPFDVAPGDLLGRSAGRHAPVLAPLHDQGVSGRHARVDWTPGGGWTVTDVGSSYGVDVRPQNAWPTPERNLPRDQAHPLSGTCYVRLGDAIFQVTPAREER
- a CDS encoding protein kinase domain-containing protein gives rise to the protein MRRRSTYVPGDLVPLGRGAVVVDDFIAASGEAELYRAHVDDSEPVADLLPAATIVLKVYHHGAEANPSVLALWAEMRGKGVLRLLDYGVLEPSGRAYEVVEYAQGGSLSRRLPIRDVDQLSQVLEQTAEGLEALHQREIIHRDLKPDNLLCLDAAGHTVVLADFGVATVLGGRSLVISRAGFGTPEYMAPEQSTELYVDGAAKNALARSVDYYALGITLLVCWSGSSPFGPGPHTAAELLAIKQHGRVPIPDDLPERWRRLLRALLAVDPSRRLDYAGVRRWMRGEPIDVPETPSSVVYPPLVFRTERGEDVRVADPLQLATLLEQNPFVGRKFLYGKYVERAGWDAANPGLCAALTNLIEESYPRDQAAGLTAALYTLDPGRPYRAGESTVDTYAGLADHLAREAGTYRDALRDPTHRAWLYLASRPDPRVRDGMPARIEAFAAEPSTEATRSTALHRLILWLRALDGDRTLTFGGARLEAPVELLSLPDAVLTSALQALAAPSSLLSVWVEEMAPELGPILARWRATATRDASALPYALGFGVPVGPGEVRLPADAVSDHPEMAVALWEGPAQARDEVARYLETYHNTPLVQVAFEWLGTAPQADHVVSVVRYVAGELDDLLALRAASGRAAATPGTTLPVPSEADAVGALFAGVANDAAPDWAQLATLTEDEPWHLLVTEVIPVLLRALDEAEGRGRLAPEDRNTVLDALAAQVGATLDAPSRATPLRLYRLSAWMHAAATTPALASTHGTAGELMRCLDSVVERQYRQGYAEMGNAPAFLGPAAAAFRAIVPPFASATALSFAERFADEERAYATHAAAIHGSVTEERRLRREEIDSAESKALTSVRKAEGKVGPVADKRKAARREWRMVAAVVTGLVLLVLGAVSQGGLGIMISIALGIVTGLAVIRRFPRLTPQAAFGIGALGAIVIFPMLLTLGVIVGPVLLGVAFWRVSIALKLSQDAATAMEGVGLGNQQLREFKDKRKGLEERLTNRERAWALATRRTIALAPDVGAVDVQRVREEVAK
- a CDS encoding double zinc ribbon domain-containing protein gives rise to the protein MSERADDRFSAYEQAPKAAAWQDFEIESADEAGTEGSADVSRWCPGCGAAVAEGSDLCEGCGRWLLEGSCPFCLAPVPAGARFCTECGNPPAGAECPRCSAITHFHFCPHCQSPVTADAQLMLEALDEDAAVLEVLSAFAAVDALDAEISALDPAVEVAEPCRPVSSGAPSEAARLLDKLSGLSAAKRVAPTTTDARPRVTSNFSLDAAQMSGSDPDAAPAGASSRLEEAREARHTAEEAAREALRKAQERIFASHQQARCFFEAIRLKFKTVQRTVYGWRCNWADVLHPAPQYCGNPGLGGTWVYKDEVIDEELVID